One region of Vigna angularis cultivar LongXiaoDou No.4 chromosome 10, ASM1680809v1, whole genome shotgun sequence genomic DNA includes:
- the LOC108329643 gene encoding BTB/POZ domain-containing protein At1g67900 codes for MKFMKLGSRPDTFYTAEAVRSVSSEVSSDLLIQVKGSRYLLHKFPLLSKCLRLQRLCSESPDSSSQHQIVRLPDFPGGVEAFELCAKFCYGITITLSPYNIVAARCGAEYLQMTEEVEKGNLVQKLEVFFNSCILRGWKDTIVNLQTTKALPMWSEDLGITSRCIEAIAAKVLSHPSKVSLSHSHSRRVKDDVSCNGTESLRHNKSGNKGWWAEDLAELSIDLYWRTMIAIKSGGKIPSNLIGDALKIYASRWLPNITNNGGHLKKQAVSDSELDSVGEIASKHRLLLESVVSLLPAGKGAVSCGFLLKLLKASNILNASSSSKMELARRIGLQLEEATVNDLLIPSLSYADDTVYDVELVMTILEQFMSQGQSPPTSPARSRMAFERRRSRSAENINLEFQESRRSSSASHSSKLKVAKLVDRYLQEVARDANFHLPKFIALAEIIPDFARHDHDDLYRAIDIYLKAHPELNKSERKRLCRILDCKKLSMEACMHAAQNELLPLRLVVQVLFFEQARAAQAGGKVTDLPTNIKALLTAHGIDPAKPTAPLSTTTSINAEDNWSVSNFKSPKSRSSTLRMKLAEDDDFNQNGLSHDGIGRNSRFKAICAIPTQPKKMLSKFWSTNRTATEKN; via the exons TTTCCCTTGCTATCCAAGTGTTTGAGACTACAAAGGTTATGTTCAGAATCTCCGGATTCTTCTTCTCAGCACCAAATAGTCCGACTCCCTGATTTCCCAGGTGGGGTAGAGGCATTTGAGTTGTGTGCTAAGTTCTGCTATGGAATCACCATCACTCTGAGCCCTTACAACATTGTGGCTGCACGATGTGGTGCTGAGTATCTTCAGATGACGGAGGAGGTTGAGAAGGGAAACCTAGTTCAGAAGCTTGAGGTTTTCTTCAACTCATGCATTCTACGTGGGTGGAAGGATACTATTGTGAATCTTCAGACCACAAAAGCGTTGCCTATGTGGTCAGAGGACTTGGGAATTACCAGCAGGTGCATTGAAGCTATAGCAGCAAAAGTGTTGAGCCACCCCTCTAAGGTAAGTTTGTCACATAGTCATTCCAGAAGGGTGAAGGATGATGTGTCTTGCAATGGCACAGAAAGTTTGAGGCACAATAAGTCAGGAAACAAGGGATGGTGGGCTGAAGATTTGGCAGAACTGAGCATAGACCTGTATTGGAGAACCATGATAGCAATCAAATCTGGAGGCAAGATTCCGTCAAATCTCATTGGAGATGCATTGAAAATCTATGCATCTAGGTGGCTACCAAATATTACCAACAATGGAGGACATCTAAAGAAGCAAGCAGTTTCTGACTCAGAATTGGACTCAGTGGGTGAAATAGCTTCAAAGCATCGTCTGCTTTTGGAATCAGTGGTGAGCTTGCTTCCAGCTGGGAAAGGTGCTGTTTCTTGTGGCTTTCTTTTGAAGCTTTTGAAGGCATCTAACATTCTTAATGCTTCTTCATCTTCGAAGATGGAATTAGCAAGAAGGATAGGGCTTCAATTGGAGGAAGCCACAGTGAATGATCTTTTGATACCTTCACTGTCTTACGCAGATGATACAGTGTATGATGTTGAGTTGGTGATGACCATATTGGAACAGTTTATGTCACAAGGGCAGAGTCCTCCAACCAGCCCTGCGAGATCTAGGATGGCCTTTGAAAGAAGGAGGTCTCGTTCAGCAGAGAATATTAACTTGGAATTTCAAGAGAGTAGGAGGTCCTCTTCAGCATCTCACAGTTCAAAATTGAAGGTTGCAAAGCTTGTGGATAGATATCTTCAAGAAGTTGCCAGAGATGCGAATTTTCACTTGCCCAAATTCATAGCTCTTGCCGAGATTATACCAGATTTTGCAAGACATGATCATGATGATCTCTACAGGGCTATTGACATTTATCTGAAG GCTCATCCAGAACTCAACAAGAGTGAAAGGAAAAGGTTGTGTAGAATTCTTGACTGCAAAAAGTTGTCTATGGAAGCCTGCATGCATGCAGCACAAAATGAGCTACTTCCCCTACGGCTTGTGGTTCAAGTTCTCTTCTTTGAGCAAGCTCGAGCAGCACAAGCTGGTGGCAAAGTGACTGATTTGCCGACCAATATCAAGGCATTACTCACTGCACATGGTATTGACCCAGCAAAACCTACAGCACCATTAAGCACAACTACAAGTATAAATGCTGAGGACAATTGGAGTGTTTCAAACTTCAAGTCACCAAAGTCAAGGTCCTCAACTCTGAGGATGAAGCTGGCTGAAGATGATGACTTCAATCAAAATGGGTTGAGTCATGATGGAATTGGAAGGAATTCTAGATTTAAGGCTATATGTGCTATTCCAACTCAACCCAAAAAAATGCTAAGTAAGTTCTGGTCTACCAATAGAACTGCCACTGAAAAGAATTGA